One region of Bactrocera neohumeralis isolate Rockhampton chromosome 5, APGP_CSIRO_Bneo_wtdbg2-racon-allhic-juicebox.fasta_v2, whole genome shotgun sequence genomic DNA includes:
- the LOC126759630 gene encoding mucin-5AC-like isoform X13 produces the protein MKLQIFAIIAALAAVNGGILQNPCTQSGYFAFIDNMPTFYSCSLNDDGSYAIQYLSCSNGYVFSQSASNCVLKDQANVVDTTVSSTSTTEVPLTSTAAATSTTRGEPVTTGEPSSSEVPIVSSTQDVPVSTTLKPTEKPITTTVQPYTNEVVSTTIEEPRTTQESTSTDKPDENSTITDGPTTVTEETTLATETTQATRTTEESIVTEDPTESTSSIPSVTTLTPESTAVPDAPSTTEETTVTGDKTTTEGSDTTAAPEENETTVITESTDVPDAPSTTEDPADNTTREGSGSTEAPEEKETTVTTESNELPEEPSTTEEPEDSTTTEGSGSTEEPEENETTVATESTDVPEAPSTTEEPEDNTTTEGSGSTEAPEESETTVITESTDVPDAPSSTEEPADNTTTEGSDSTEAPQENETTVTTESNELPEEPSTTEEPEDSTTTEGSGSTEEPEENETTVATESTVIPEEPGTTEEPEGNTTTEEPEENETTVGTESTDIPEESSTTEEPEGNTTTEEPEENETTVGTESTDVPAEPSTTEEPEDNTTTEGSDSTEAPEGNETTVATEPTEVPEAPSTTEEPEDNTTTEGSDSTEAPEGNETTVAKESTDIPDAPSTTEKSTELPEASSTTEVPEDNTTPEVSVSTEAPEENETTVATTNDGEITKAPEVPSTEIPEQPETTGAPSSTGAPTTTSIEASTTEVSQTTTTQGPAITKEPETSEVPPRPSDKPSSPHVSSTTPAPVTTNSPRTTVKQPPKHTSTVTTKAPTTPRKPPPEHLKCPYEGFFPSEDGCKKFAYCAKFFGKMKQYDLKCPRGQKFNRNTLYCDPEIDCKNSDESSGEVASIEHHKPFTCLVEGTFAHKNDCTKYYTCEWSTKHRNFLQLPSACPSGEVFRLESGSCGRERRLTCFLRPNGSKYYDHESSK, from the exons atgaaattgcaaatatttgcaataattgCGGCGCTTGCCGCCGTTAATGGCGGGATTCTTCAGAATCCATGCACGCAATCCGGGTACTTTGCGTTCATCGATAATATGCCAACGTTTTATAGTTGCTCTTTGAATGATGACGGTTCTTACGCGATTCAATATTTATCCTGTTCAAATGGATACGTTTTCAGTCAAAGCGCTAGTAATTGTGTTTTAAAAGATCAAGCAAACGTTGTCGATACTACAGTTTCCTCAACAAGCACTACTGAAGTGCCCTTAACAAGTACTGCCGCAGCTACAAGTACTACACGTGGAGAGCCAGTTACAACTGGAGAACCTTCAAGTTCGGAGGTACCCATTGTTTCGAGCACACAAGATGTACCAGTATCTACAACTCTAAAACCCACCGAAAAACCAATTACCACCACTGTACAACCCTACACTAATGAAGTAGTAAGTACCACAATTGAAGAACCGCGCACTACTCAAGAGTCGACAAGTACGGATAAGCCTGACGAGAATTCGACCATTACTGATGGACCTACTACGGTTACAGAAGAAACAACGTTAGCAACAGAAACTACACAAGCCACAAGAACTACTGAAGAATCAATCGTTACCGAAGATCCAACAGAAAGCACTTCATCCATTCCAAGTGTCACAACTTTAACACCAGAATCTACTGCAGTGCCAGATGCACCAAGCACTACTGAAGAAACAACTGTTACCGGAGATAAGACCACAACGGAAGGATCAGATACTACAGCAGCACCCGAGGAAAATGAAACAACTGTAATTACAGAATCCACCGATGTTCCAGATGCACCAAGCACTACTGAAGACCCTGCAGACAATACTACAAGAGAAGGATCAGGTAGCACAGAAGCACCCGAGGAAAAAGAGACAACGGTAACTACAGAATCTAATGAACTTCCAGAAGAACCAAGTACTACTGAAGAACCTGAAGATAGTACCACAACGGAAGGATCAGGTAGCACAGAAGAGCCCGAAGAAAATGAGACAACTGTAGCTACAGAATCTACTGATGTTCCAGAGGCACCAAGTACTACTGAGGAGCCTGAAGATAATACCACAACAGAAGGATCAGGTTCTACAGAAGCACCCGAGGAAAGTGAGACAACTGTAATTACAGAATCTACCGATGTTCCAGATGCACCAAGCAGTACCGAAGAACCTGCCGACAATACCACAACAGAAGGATCAGATAGCACAGAAGCACCCCAGGAAAATGAGACAACTGTAACTACAGAATCTAATGAACTTCCAGAAGAACCAAGTACTACTGAAGAACCTGAAGACAGTACCACAACGGAAGGATCAGGTAGCACAGAAGAGCCTGAAGAAAATGAGACAACTGTGGCTACAGAATCTACTGTTATTCCGGAGGAACCAGGTACTACAGAAGAACCTGAAGGTAATACCACAACAGAAGAGCCCGAAGAAAATGAGACAACTGTAGGTACAGAATCTACTGATATTCCAGAGGAATCAAGTACTACTGAAGAACCTGAAGGTAATACCACAACAGAAGAGCCCGAAGAAAATGAGACAACTGTAGGTACAGAATCTACTGATGTTCCAGCGGAACCAAGTACTACTGAAGAAC CTGAAGACAATACCACAACGGAAGGATCAGATAGCACAGAAGCACCCGAGGGAAATGAGACAACTGTAGCTACTGAACCTACTGAAGTCCCAGAGGCACCAAGTACTACTGAAGAACCTGAAGACAATACCACAACGGAAGGATCAGATAGCACAGAAGCACCCGAGGGAAATGAGACAACTGTAGCCAAAGAATCTACTGATATTCCAGATGCACCAAGTACTACTGAAAAATCTACTGAACTTCCAGAGGCATCAAGTACTACTGAAGTACCTGAAGACAATACCACTCCGGAAGTATCAGTTAGCACAGAAGCACCCGAGGAAAATGAGACAACTGTAGCTACCACAAATGATGGTGAAATTACAAAAGCACCAGAAGTCCCTTCCACAGAAATTCCAGAACAGCCTGAAACGACAGGCGCGCCCAGCAGCACTGGTGCACCAACCACAACAAGTATTGAAGCCAGCACCACAGAAGTATCGCAAACCACTACTACTCAAGGTCCAGCTATAACAAAAGAACCAGAAACCAGTGAAGTACCACCAAGACCCAGTGATAAACCCAGCTCACCCCATGTGTCGTCTACCACACCAGCGCCAGTTACAACCAACTCACCTAGGACCACAGTAAAACAACCGCCTAAACACACAAGCACGGTTACTACGAAAGCGCCCACAACACCTAGAAAACCACCACCAGAACACTTAAAATGCCCCTATGAAGGCTTCTTCCCAAGTGAAGACGGTTGCAAAAAGTTTGCCTACTGTGCCaaatttttcggtaaaatgaagcAGTATGATTTGAAGTGTCCCCGCGGACAAAAATTCAATAGGAACACACTCTATTGTGATCCAGAAATCGATTGTAAAAACAGTGATGAAAGCAGCGGTGAAGTAGCTTCTATTGAGCACCACAAACCGTTCACCTGCTTAGTGGAGGGTACCTTCGCCCATAAGAATGATTGTACCAAATACTATACCTGCGAGTGGAGTACGAAACATCGCAATTTCCTTCAGTTACCCAGCGCTTGCCCGAGCGGTGAGGTCTTCCGTCTAGAGTCTGGCTCATGCGGTCGTGAGCGCCGACTGACTTGTTTCTTACGGCCGAACGGTTCCAAATACTACGATCACGAATCGTCCAAATGA
- the LOC126759630 gene encoding mucin-5AC-like isoform X3, translating into MKLQIFAIIAALAAVNGGILQNPCTQSGYFAFIDNMPTFYSCSLNDDGSYAIQYLSCSNGYVFSQSASNCVLKDQANVVDTTVSSTSTTEVPLTSTAAATSTTRGEPVTTGEPSSSEVPIVSSTQDVPVSTTLKPTEKPITTTVQPYTNEVVSTTIEEPRTTQESTSTDKPDENSTITDGPTTVTEETTLATETTQATRTTEESIVTEDPTESTSSIPSVTTLTPESTAVPDAPSTTEETTVTGDKTTTEGSDTTAAPEENETTVITESTDVPDAPSTTEDPADNTTREGSGSTEAPEEKETTVTTESNELPEEPSTTEEPEDSTTTEGSGSTEEPEENETTVATESTDVPEAPSTTEEPEDNTTTEGSGSTEAPEESETTVITESTDVPDAPSSTEEPADNTTTEGSDSTEAPQENETTVTTESNELPEEPSTTEEPEDSTTTEGSGSTEEPEENETTVATESTVIPEEPGTTEEPEGNTTTEEPEENETTVGTESTDIPEESSTTEEPEGNTTTEEPEENETTVGTESTDVPAEPSTTEEPEDNTTTEDPEENETTVGTESTDVPEEPSTTEEPEDNTTTEGSGSTEAPEENETTVTTESTEVPEAPSTTKEPEDNTTTEEPEENETTVATESTDIPEEPSTTTESNELPEEPSTTEEPEDNNTTEDPEENETTVATESTDVPTEPSTTEKPEDNTTTEGSDSTEAPEGNETTVATEPTEVPEAPSTTEEPEDNTTTEGSDSTEAPEGNETTVAKESTDIPDAPSTTEKSTELPEASSTTEVPEDNTTPEVSVSTEAPEENETTVATTNDGEITKAPEVPSTEIPEQPETTGAPSSTGAPTTTSIEASTTEVSQTTTTQGPAITKEPETSEVPPRPSDKPSSPHVSSTTPAPVTTNSPRTTVKQPPKHTSTVTTKAPTTPRKPPPEHLKCPYEGFFPSEDGCKKFAYCAKFFGKMKQYDLKCPRGQKFNRNTLYCDPEIDCKNSDESSGEVASIEHHKPFTCLVEGTFAHKNDCTKYYTCEWSTKHRNFLQLPSACPSGEVFRLESGSCGRERRLTCFLRPNGSKYYDHESSK; encoded by the exons atgaaattgcaaatatttgcaataattgCGGCGCTTGCCGCCGTTAATGGCGGGATTCTTCAGAATCCATGCACGCAATCCGGGTACTTTGCGTTCATCGATAATATGCCAACGTTTTATAGTTGCTCTTTGAATGATGACGGTTCTTACGCGATTCAATATTTATCCTGTTCAAATGGATACGTTTTCAGTCAAAGCGCTAGTAATTGTGTTTTAAAAGATCAAGCAAACGTTGTCGATACTACAGTTTCCTCAACAAGCACTACTGAAGTGCCCTTAACAAGTACTGCCGCAGCTACAAGTACTACACGTGGAGAGCCAGTTACAACTGGAGAACCTTCAAGTTCGGAGGTACCCATTGTTTCGAGCACACAAGATGTACCAGTATCTACAACTCTAAAACCCACCGAAAAACCAATTACCACCACTGTACAACCCTACACTAATGAAGTAGTAAGTACCACAATTGAAGAACCGCGCACTACTCAAGAGTCGACAAGTACGGATAAGCCTGACGAGAATTCGACCATTACTGATGGACCTACTACGGTTACAGAAGAAACAACGTTAGCAACAGAAACTACACAAGCCACAAGAACTACTGAAGAATCAATCGTTACCGAAGATCCAACAGAAAGCACTTCATCCATTCCAAGTGTCACAACTTTAACACCAGAATCTACTGCAGTGCCAGATGCACCAAGCACTACTGAAGAAACAACTGTTACCGGAGATAAGACCACAACGGAAGGATCAGATACTACAGCAGCACCCGAGGAAAATGAAACAACTGTAATTACAGAATCCACCGATGTTCCAGATGCACCAAGCACTACTGAAGACCCTGCAGACAATACTACAAGAGAAGGATCAGGTAGCACAGAAGCACCCGAGGAAAAAGAGACAACGGTAACTACAGAATCTAATGAACTTCCAGAAGAACCAAGTACTACTGAAGAACCTGAAGATAGTACCACAACGGAAGGATCAGGTAGCACAGAAGAGCCCGAAGAAAATGAGACAACTGTAGCTACAGAATCTACTGATGTTCCAGAGGCACCAAGTACTACTGAGGAGCCTGAAGATAATACCACAACAGAAGGATCAGGTTCTACAGAAGCACCCGAGGAAAGTGAGACAACTGTAATTACAGAATCTACCGATGTTCCAGATGCACCAAGCAGTACCGAAGAACCTGCCGACAATACCACAACAGAAGGATCAGATAGCACAGAAGCACCCCAGGAAAATGAGACAACTGTAACTACAGAATCTAATGAACTTCCAGAAGAACCAAGTACTACTGAAGAACCTGAAGACAGTACCACAACGGAAGGATCAGGTAGCACAGAAGAGCCTGAAGAAAATGAGACAACTGTGGCTACAGAATCTACTGTTATTCCGGAGGAACCAGGTACTACAGAAGAACCTGAAGGTAATACCACAACAGAAGAGCCCGAAGAAAATGAGACAACTGTAGGTACAGAATCTACTGATATTCCAGAGGAATCAAGTACTACTGAAGAACCTGAAGGTAATACCACAACAGAAGAGCCCGAAGAAAATGAGACAACTGTAGGTACAGAATCTACTGATGTTCCAGCGGAACCAAGTACTACTGAAGAAC CTGAAGACAATACCACAACAGAAGATCCCGAAGAAAATGAGACAACTGTAGGTACAGAATCTACTGATGTTCCAGAGGAACCAAGTACTACTGAAGAACCTGAAGATAATACCACAACGGAAGGATCAGGTAGCACAGAGGCACCCGAAGAAAATGAGACAACTGTAACTACCGAATCTACTGAAGTTCCAGAGGCACCAAGTACTACTAAGGAGCCTGAAGATAATACCACGACAGAAGAACCCGAAGAAAATGAGACAACTGTGGCTACAGAATCTACTGATATTCCAGAGGAACCAAGTACTACTACAGAGTCTAATGAACTTCCAGAAGAACCAAGTACTACTGAAGAACCTGAAGACAATAACACAACAGAAGATCCCGAAGAAAATGAGACAACTGTGGCTACAGAATCTACTGATGTTCCAACGGAACCAAGTACTACTGAAAAACCTGAAGACAATACCACAACGGAAGGATCAGATAGCACAGAAGCACCCGAGGGAAATGAGACAACTGTAGCTACTGAACCTACTGAAGTCCCAGAGGCACCAAGTACTACTGAAGAACCTGAAGACAATACCACAACGGAAGGATCAGATAGCACAGAAGCACCCGAGGGAAATGAGACAACTGTAGCCAAAGAATCTACTGATATTCCAGATGCACCAAGTACTACTGAAAAATCTACTGAACTTCCAGAGGCATCAAGTACTACTGAAGTACCTGAAGACAATACCACTCCGGAAGTATCAGTTAGCACAGAAGCACCCGAGGAAAATGAGACAACTGTAGCTACCACAAATGATGGTGAAATTACAAAAGCACCAGAAGTCCCTTCCACAGAAATTCCAGAACAGCCTGAAACGACAGGCGCGCCCAGCAGCACTGGTGCACCAACCACAACAAGTATTGAAGCCAGCACCACAGAAGTATCGCAAACCACTACTACTCAAGGTCCAGCTATAACAAAAGAACCAGAAACCAGTGAAGTACCACCAAGACCCAGTGATAAACCCAGCTCACCCCATGTGTCGTCTACCACACCAGCGCCAGTTACAACCAACTCACCTAGGACCACAGTAAAACAACCGCCTAAACACACAAGCACGGTTACTACGAAAGCGCCCACAACACCTAGAAAACCACCACCAGAACACTTAAAATGCCCCTATGAAGGCTTCTTCCCAAGTGAAGACGGTTGCAAAAAGTTTGCCTACTGTGCCaaatttttcggtaaaatgaagcAGTATGATTTGAAGTGTCCCCGCGGACAAAAATTCAATAGGAACACACTCTATTGTGATCCAGAAATCGATTGTAAAAACAGTGATGAAAGCAGCGGTGAAGTAGCTTCTATTGAGCACCACAAACCGTTCACCTGCTTAGTGGAGGGTACCTTCGCCCATAAGAATGATTGTACCAAATACTATACCTGCGAGTGGAGTACGAAACATCGCAATTTCCTTCAGTTACCCAGCGCTTGCCCGAGCGGTGAGGTCTTCCGTCTAGAGTCTGGCTCATGCGGTCGTGAGCGCCGACTGACTTGTTTCTTACGGCCGAACGGTTCCAAATACTACGATCACGAATCGTCCAAATGA
- the LOC126759630 gene encoding mucin-5AC-like isoform X14 has protein sequence MKLQIFAIIAALAAVNGGILQNPCTQSGYFAFIDNMPTFYSCSLNDDGSYAIQYLSCSNGYVFSQSASNCVLKDQANVVDTTVSSTSTTEVPLTSTAAATSTTRGEPVTTGEPSSSEVPIVSSTQDVPVSTTLKPTEKPITTTVQPYTNEVVSTTIEEPRTTQESTSTDKPDENSTITDGPTTVTEETTLATETTQATRTTEESIVTEDPTESTSSIPSVTTLTPESTAVPDAPSTTEETTVTGDKTTTEGSDTTAAPEENETTVITESTDVPDAPSTTEDPADNTTREGSGSTEAPEEKETTVTTESNELPEEPSTTEEPEDSTTTEGSGSTEEPEENETTVATESTDVPEAPSTTEEPEDNTTTEGSGSTEAPEESETTVITESTDVPDAPSSTEEPADNTTTEGSDSTEAPQENETTVTTESNELPEEPSTTEEPEDSTTTEGSGSTEEPEENETTVATESTVIPEEPGTTEEPEGNTTTEEPEENETTVGTESTDIPEESSTTEEPEGNTTTEEPEENETTVGTESTDVPAEPSTTEEPEDNTTTEGSDSTEAPEGNETTVAKESTDIPDAPSTTEKSTELPEASSTTEVPEDNTTPEVSVSTEAPEENETTVATTNDGEITKAPEVPSTEIPEQPETTGAPSSTGAPTTTSIEASTTEVSQTTTTQGPAITKEPETSEVPPRPSDKPSSPHVSSTTPAPVTTNSPRTTVKQPPKHTSTVTTKAPTTPRKPPPEHLKCPYEGFFPSEDGCKKFAYCAKFFGKMKQYDLKCPRGQKFNRNTLYCDPEIDCKNSDESSGEVASIEHHKPFTCLVEGTFAHKNDCTKYYTCEWSTKHRNFLQLPSACPSGEVFRLESGSCGRERRLTCFLRPNGSKYYDHESSK, from the exons atgaaattgcaaatatttgcaataattgCGGCGCTTGCCGCCGTTAATGGCGGGATTCTTCAGAATCCATGCACGCAATCCGGGTACTTTGCGTTCATCGATAATATGCCAACGTTTTATAGTTGCTCTTTGAATGATGACGGTTCTTACGCGATTCAATATTTATCCTGTTCAAATGGATACGTTTTCAGTCAAAGCGCTAGTAATTGTGTTTTAAAAGATCAAGCAAACGTTGTCGATACTACAGTTTCCTCAACAAGCACTACTGAAGTGCCCTTAACAAGTACTGCCGCAGCTACAAGTACTACACGTGGAGAGCCAGTTACAACTGGAGAACCTTCAAGTTCGGAGGTACCCATTGTTTCGAGCACACAAGATGTACCAGTATCTACAACTCTAAAACCCACCGAAAAACCAATTACCACCACTGTACAACCCTACACTAATGAAGTAGTAAGTACCACAATTGAAGAACCGCGCACTACTCAAGAGTCGACAAGTACGGATAAGCCTGACGAGAATTCGACCATTACTGATGGACCTACTACGGTTACAGAAGAAACAACGTTAGCAACAGAAACTACACAAGCCACAAGAACTACTGAAGAATCAATCGTTACCGAAGATCCAACAGAAAGCACTTCATCCATTCCAAGTGTCACAACTTTAACACCAGAATCTACTGCAGTGCCAGATGCACCAAGCACTACTGAAGAAACAACTGTTACCGGAGATAAGACCACAACGGAAGGATCAGATACTACAGCAGCACCCGAGGAAAATGAAACAACTGTAATTACAGAATCCACCGATGTTCCAGATGCACCAAGCACTACTGAAGACCCTGCAGACAATACTACAAGAGAAGGATCAGGTAGCACAGAAGCACCCGAGGAAAAAGAGACAACGGTAACTACAGAATCTAATGAACTTCCAGAAGAACCAAGTACTACTGAAGAACCTGAAGATAGTACCACAACGGAAGGATCAGGTAGCACAGAAGAGCCCGAAGAAAATGAGACAACTGTAGCTACAGAATCTACTGATGTTCCAGAGGCACCAAGTACTACTGAGGAGCCTGAAGATAATACCACAACAGAAGGATCAGGTTCTACAGAAGCACCCGAGGAAAGTGAGACAACTGTAATTACAGAATCTACCGATGTTCCAGATGCACCAAGCAGTACCGAAGAACCTGCCGACAATACCACAACAGAAGGATCAGATAGCACAGAAGCACCCCAGGAAAATGAGACAACTGTAACTACAGAATCTAATGAACTTCCAGAAGAACCAAGTACTACTGAAGAACCTGAAGACAGTACCACAACGGAAGGATCAGGTAGCACAGAAGAGCCTGAAGAAAATGAGACAACTGTGGCTACAGAATCTACTGTTATTCCGGAGGAACCAGGTACTACAGAAGAACCTGAAGGTAATACCACAACAGAAGAGCCCGAAGAAAATGAGACAACTGTAGGTACAGAATCTACTGATATTCCAGAGGAATCAAGTACTACTGAAGAACCTGAAGGTAATACCACAACAGAAGAGCCCGAAGAAAATGAGACAACTGTAGGTACAGAATCTACTGATGTTCCAGCGGAACCAAGTACTACTGAAGAAC CTGAAGACAATACCACAACGGAAGGATCAGATAGCACAGAAGCACCCGAGGGAAATGAGACAACTGTAGCCAAAGAATCTACTGATATTCCAGATGCACCAAGTACTACTGAAAAATCTACTGAACTTCCAGAGGCATCAAGTACTACTGAAGTACCTGAAGACAATACCACTCCGGAAGTATCAGTTAGCACAGAAGCACCCGAGGAAAATGAGACAACTGTAGCTACCACAAATGATGGTGAAATTACAAAAGCACCAGAAGTCCCTTCCACAGAAATTCCAGAACAGCCTGAAACGACAGGCGCGCCCAGCAGCACTGGTGCACCAACCACAACAAGTATTGAAGCCAGCACCACAGAAGTATCGCAAACCACTACTACTCAAGGTCCAGCTATAACAAAAGAACCAGAAACCAGTGAAGTACCACCAAGACCCAGTGATAAACCCAGCTCACCCCATGTGTCGTCTACCACACCAGCGCCAGTTACAACCAACTCACCTAGGACCACAGTAAAACAACCGCCTAAACACACAAGCACGGTTACTACGAAAGCGCCCACAACACCTAGAAAACCACCACCAGAACACTTAAAATGCCCCTATGAAGGCTTCTTCCCAAGTGAAGACGGTTGCAAAAAGTTTGCCTACTGTGCCaaatttttcggtaaaatgaagcAGTATGATTTGAAGTGTCCCCGCGGACAAAAATTCAATAGGAACACACTCTATTGTGATCCAGAAATCGATTGTAAAAACAGTGATGAAAGCAGCGGTGAAGTAGCTTCTATTGAGCACCACAAACCGTTCACCTGCTTAGTGGAGGGTACCTTCGCCCATAAGAATGATTGTACCAAATACTATACCTGCGAGTGGAGTACGAAACATCGCAATTTCCTTCAGTTACCCAGCGCTTGCCCGAGCGGTGAGGTCTTCCGTCTAGAGTCTGGCTCATGCGGTCGTGAGCGCCGACTGACTTGTTTCTTACGGCCGAACGGTTCCAAATACTACGATCACGAATCGTCCAAATGA